A single region of the Rhinoraja longicauda isolate Sanriku21f chromosome 12, sRhiLon1.1, whole genome shotgun sequence genome encodes:
- the riox2 gene encoding ribosomal oxygenase 2 translates to MLKKACRKPKKHDPDVCKRVKLDLDVTSTVLNFQSPDSLFESLISPISYEEFFREYWEQKPLLIQRNDPSVTVYYQSLFKFDDLKKICSYDVFYSRDINICRYINGKKKVLNKDGKVNYGQLKKDFEQKKATIQFHQPQRFKDELWRIQEMLECFFGSLVGSNVYITPPDSQGLPPHYDDVEVFILQLEGEKHWRLYKPTNPLAREYSTEAEDRIGSPTHEFILKPGDLLYFPRGTIHQADTPAGGSYSTHITISTYQNNTWGDYLLDVIPWLVYDSMKEDIELSRGLPRQYLLQLNSSADPVKKLSGFLRGLADQIENGKETRSSEMRKDFILNRLPPHANSSLAPAGKLPKLDDQIRLRFKGHTMILLENDQERTDESREMMVYVYHSLKNNRENHMMGAEDNDEEGCFQAHGLKFPCSHLEALKQLWIGDSVFVRDLKVDSNQAKENLALCLWTENLIEAQ, encoded by the exons ATGTTGAAGAAGGCTTGCAGAAAACCGAAAAAACACGATCCTGACGTTTGTAAAAGAGTCAAATTAGATTTGGATGTTACCAGCACGGTTCTCAACTTCCAAAGCCCTGACAGTTTATTTGAAAGTCTGATCTCTCCAATTAGCTATGAAGAGTTCTTCAGGGAGTATTGGGAACAGAAACCATTGTTAATTCAAAGGAATGATCCTTCAGTAACTGTTTACTACCAATCATTATTTAAGTTTGACGATTTAAAGAAAATCTGCAGCTATGATGTGTTCTACAGCCGAGATATTAATATCTGTCGCTATATAAATGGTAAAAAAAAGGTTTTGAATAAAGATGGAAAGGTTAACTATGGTCAATTAAAGAAAGACTTTGAACAGAAGAAAGCCACAATACAATTTCACCAGCCACAGAGATTTAAG GATGAATTGTGGAGGATTCAGGAGATGTTGGAATGTTTCTTTGGCTCATTAGTTGGGTCCAATGTTTACATCACACCACCAGATTCTCAGGGTCTCCCACCTCATTATGACGATGTTGAG GTCTTTATTCTGCAGCTGGAAGGAGAGAAACACTGGCGGCTCTACAAACCCACCAACCCTTTAGCTCGTGAATACAGCACAGAAGCTGAAGACCGGATTGGAAGTCCAACCCATGAATTTATTTTGAAG CCAGGAGATTTGTTATATTTTCCCAGAGGAACGATCCACCAAGCAGATACCCCAGCTGGAGGTTCATATTCTACCCACATTACGATAAGTACCTACCAGAACAA TACCTGGGGAGATTATTTACTAGATGTGATTCCTTGGCTGGTGTATGATTCGATGAAAGAAGATATTGAACTCTCTAGAGGCCTACCTAGGCAATATCTGCTG CAGTTGAATTCATCAGCTGATCCAGTAAAGAAACTGAGTGGATTTCTACGAGGGCTGGCAGATCAGATTGAGAATGGAAAAGAAACCAGATCATCGGAAATGAGAAAAGATTTCATTTTAAACAGGTTACCTCCACATGCGAACAGCAGTTTAGCACCAG CTGGAAAACTGCCCAAACTTGATGATCAAATCAGATTACGGTTTAAAGGTCATACCATGATTTTGCTTGAAAATGATCAAGAAAGGACA GATGAATCTCGAGAAATGATGGTGTATGTTTATCATTCTCTGAAAAATAACCGAGAAAACCACATGATGGGTGCCGAAGACAATGACGAAGAAGGATGTTTTCAG GCGCATGGCTTGAAATTTCCTTGTTCTCACTTGGAGGCACTGAAACAACTTTGGATTGGCGACAGTGTTTTTGTGCGAGATCTCAAGGTAGACTCAAATCAAGCAAAAGAAAACCTTGCATTGTGTTTGTGGACAGAAAATTTAATTGAAGCTCAATGA